A genomic region of Bdellovibrionota bacterium contains the following coding sequences:
- a CDS encoding ATP-binding protein — MTNPLKNQSIRLKMFILVTAVLLGSIFAVLWKTRQIFFEDKYDFIRQLSSKLSSTSGRLAQERLNELQNKMALFVSTRESLQRVNSKDSNVLFERFGEFLTMSVQKQLPSKNWGSQWTLTNNQSNSKSDKQFTESFAETILRSISYQTLGTGQINLSRFEDPDGNPFFAVYFLADLKEEGSKGSELTSLVAFMRPTFLNDIVLEYKGDLNTVFLVDHKGYIFAHPNEELIGQSLTDHPVIRDIEGGRDTGSGQFEMKDGEDIIANYGPIAGTNLYIVVTTPEKQAFVAARDLLITVLTFGIGFLIIGSVLSFALASRITKPLNELKDITSLIGSGDFKVPVNVKSNDEVGALAANIDKMRSSLLERDEQIEHSKMALVQSEKMSAFGQLSAGIAHEVKNPLAGILGHAQLGKSKSKDPDVTKHLDMIERETRRTKEIIENLMKFARAEKPDLTSTDLHESVSRAVDLADHQVSLQGVKIVKDFRPVSPVNANSNQIQQVLLNLMMNATHAMETSKVKTLTVSVEDKNDIVQIRIKDSGAGMSPEVQKRIFEPFFTTKPAGKGTGLGLSVSIGIVQDHKGKIYVESKVGEGTTFFIDIPKMGSAAANAPATQAPQKVTPSPMVRASSASGPKFPEFSTKIENPLDSQVQRDYLKESSSSRETGRSIADLKREASEILRQESEIIQPAEAKLEQSKTEQGKLQQKIENMKKDILNTETEIKNNFNSSEKKGDDFQVSIRKPKLKA, encoded by the coding sequence ATGACCAATCCACTTAAAAATCAGTCAATTCGTCTAAAGATGTTCATCTTGGTCACGGCCGTGCTTTTGGGCTCAATCTTTGCCGTGCTTTGGAAAACTCGTCAGATTTTTTTTGAAGATAAATATGATTTCATCAGACAACTATCCAGTAAGCTTTCCTCTACGTCAGGAAGACTAGCGCAAGAAAGATTGAACGAACTTCAAAACAAGATGGCGCTTTTTGTTTCTACAAGAGAATCTCTTCAGAGAGTAAATTCAAAAGACTCCAATGTTCTCTTTGAGAGATTCGGTGAATTTTTAACCATGTCCGTGCAAAAACAATTGCCATCAAAAAATTGGGGTTCCCAGTGGACACTGACAAACAATCAGTCAAACTCAAAAAGTGACAAGCAATTCACCGAATCTTTTGCGGAAACAATTTTAAGAAGCATCAGTTATCAAACTCTGGGGACAGGGCAAATTAATTTGAGTAGATTCGAAGATCCAGATGGAAATCCTTTCTTTGCAGTATACTTCCTTGCAGATCTTAAGGAAGAAGGCAGTAAAGGTTCTGAACTCACAAGCTTAGTCGCTTTTATGAGGCCAACTTTTTTAAATGATATTGTTTTAGAATACAAAGGGGATTTGAACACTGTATTTCTCGTGGACCATAAAGGTTATATTTTTGCTCACCCCAATGAAGAGTTGATTGGACAATCACTCACAGATCATCCTGTGATTCGAGACATCGAGGGCGGAAGAGATACAGGGTCAGGTCAATTCGAAATGAAAGATGGCGAAGACATCATAGCGAACTACGGACCCATCGCTGGAACCAACCTTTATATCGTTGTGACGACGCCCGAAAAGCAAGCCTTTGTCGCGGCAAGAGACTTATTGATCACGGTTTTAACTTTCGGTATTGGCTTCTTGATTATAGGGTCCGTACTTTCATTCGCTCTTGCTTCAAGAATTACCAAGCCACTCAATGAATTAAAAGACATCACGAGCCTAATTGGTTCGGGAGATTTCAAAGTTCCGGTGAATGTAAAGTCCAACGACGAAGTCGGCGCTCTTGCGGCCAATATCGATAAGATGAGAAGTTCTCTGCTCGAGCGTGATGAACAGATCGAACATTCTAAGATGGCTCTCGTGCAAAGTGAAAAGATGTCGGCCTTTGGTCAGTTGAGTGCAGGTATTGCTCATGAAGTGAAGAACCCACTGGCAGGTATTTTGGGTCACGCTCAGTTGGGAAAATCGAAGAGTAAAGATCCTGATGTGACAAAGCATTTAGACATGATCGAGCGTGAAACAAGAAGAACAAAAGAAATTATCGAAAATCTTATGAAGTTCGCTAGAGCCGAAAAACCAGATCTTACTTCAACGGATCTTCATGAGTCTGTGAGCAGAGCTGTGGATCTTGCGGATCACCAAGTTTCTCTTCAAGGTGTAAAGATTGTAAAAGATTTCAGACCAGTTTCGCCAGTGAATGCCAATTCCAACCAGATTCAGCAAGTTCTTTTGAATTTAATGATGAATGCAACCCACGCGATGGAAACTTCAAAGGTAAAAACTCTTACCGTGAGCGTAGAAGATAAAAACGATATCGTGCAAATCAGAATCAAAGATTCTGGAGCGGGAATGAGCCCTGAAGTGCAAAAGAGAATCTTTGAGCCGTTCTTTACCACTAAACCTGCCGGCAAGGGAACGGGGCTTGGACTTTCCGTTTCCATCGGTATCGTTCAAGACCACAAGGGAAAAATCTACGTTGAATCTAAAGTAGGAGAAGGCACAACATTCTTTATTGATATTCCAAAGATGGGTTCAGCCGCTGCGAATGCGCCGGCAACTCAAGCGCCACAAAAAGTAACGCCTTCACCAATGGTAAGGGCATCATCTGCATCTGGTCCGAAATTCCCAGAGTTTTCAACAAAAATTGAAAATCCTCTCGATAGCCAAGTTCAAAGAGATTATTTGAAAGAATCTTCAAGCTCAAGAGAAACGGGAAGGTCGATCGCTGACTTAAAGCGTGAGGCCTCTGAGATTCTTCGCCAAGAATCAGAAATCATTCAGCCAGCAGAAGCCAAGTTAGAACAAAGTAAAACAGAACAGGGCAAGCTACAGCAGAAAATAGAAAATATGAAAAAAGATATTTTAAATACTGAAACGGAAATTAAAAACAATTTTAACTCTTCGGAGAAAAAGGGTGATGATTTTCAGGTCAGTATTAGGAAACCAAAACTTAAGGCATAA
- a CDS encoding diguanylate cyclase codes for MEIAKYRKDFLIYVVDDEISITEVLNEALKDAGYQVETFPSADAAFARVKENPPHVVISDIRMPGMTGIELLENIRKISQDIQFIIMTSHASLETALDAMRLGAYDYIHKPFEQLDDVIKTIDRTVEKLFLQYQNEQLLEELAEKNKTLSGMNIKISQEKEEVIKINSLMTQMSRSKDLDNVIQNYLDHVSGLINNKPAIFLTLVSSHMSLVVTQSAQINKDTLKNIGIPLKDLDSKVYLEKLMNPMSLDGLHIMMKDFFKVSEYFAIPIEDEATVGGVVVVFDAMKDASVRRLFDSFTQIFKVSYMNTKMQKRIHDMAIKDPLTGLFNRRYFNEKLEEELSRSRRTQMPVSLIYMDIDHFKKYNDQNGHPMGDVLLKMYAQVLRQTSRKNDIVCRIGGEEFVIILPHTDKIGAAIKAEKLRRVVESTPFPHGEKQPLGKVSASMGVSEYPAHAHDGEGLVKAADEALYQVKSTSRNKVCLATVPADFVQDFEPIKVQPFEAKKQRP; via the coding sequence TTGGAAATTGCTAAGTACAGAAAAGATTTTTTAATCTACGTCGTCGATGACGAGATCAGTATCACAGAGGTTCTCAATGAGGCTCTCAAGGATGCTGGATATCAGGTGGAAACATTTCCATCTGCCGATGCTGCCTTTGCAAGAGTGAAAGAAAATCCTCCTCATGTCGTAATCAGTGATATTCGTATGCCCGGAATGACTGGAATCGAACTTTTGGAAAACATTAGAAAGATTTCTCAAGATATCCAATTCATCATCATGACCTCTCATGCCTCTTTGGAAACTGCGCTCGATGCGATGAGGTTGGGTGCATACGATTATATCCATAAGCCTTTTGAGCAATTGGATGACGTGATCAAGACCATTGATAGAACTGTAGAAAAACTTTTCCTCCAGTATCAAAACGAACAATTACTAGAAGAGCTTGCGGAAAAAAATAAAACTCTCTCTGGCATGAACATAAAAATTTCTCAAGAAAAAGAAGAGGTCATTAAGATCAATAGTCTTATGACCCAGATGTCCAGATCCAAAGATTTAGACAATGTGATTCAAAATTATTTGGATCACGTATCAGGACTTATAAATAATAAGCCTGCGATTTTTTTGACACTTGTTTCTTCACATATGTCGTTGGTAGTTACGCAAAGTGCGCAGATCAATAAAGATACGCTTAAGAATATTGGCATTCCTTTAAAAGATTTAGACTCAAAAGTTTATTTAGAAAAGTTAATGAATCCAATGTCCCTTGATGGCTTGCACATCATGATGAAAGATTTTTTTAAGGTCTCAGAATACTTTGCTATTCCTATAGAAGATGAAGCCACCGTGGGCGGAGTGGTGGTTGTTTTTGATGCGATGAAAGATGCTTCCGTGCGTAGACTTTTTGATAGCTTCACACAAATTTTTAAAGTTTCTTACATGAATACAAAAATGCAAAAGCGCATTCACGATATGGCCATCAAAGATCCTCTGACTGGATTATTTAACCGTAGATATTTTAATGAGAAACTTGAAGAAGAATTAAGCAGATCAAGAAGAACACAGATGCCTGTGTCACTCATCTATATGGACATCGATCATTTTAAAAAGTACAACGATCAAAACGGTCATCCTATGGGGGACGTTTTGCTCAAAATGTATGCGCAAGTTTTGCGCCAAACAAGTCGTAAGAATGATATTGTTTGTCGTATCGGTGGCGAAGAATTTGTAATTATTCTTCCGCATACAGATAAAATAGGTGCGGCGATCAAAGCCGAGAAACTGAGAAGAGTGGTGGAGTCGACCCCATTTCCTCATGGGGAAAAACAACCCTTAGGAAAAGTTTCAGCAAGTATGGGAGTTTCAGAGTATCCTGCCCATGCCCATGACGGCGAAGGGCTTGTAAAAGCTGCCGATGAAGCACTCTATCAAGTGAAGAGCACATCGCGGAACAAAGTATGTTTGGCAACGGTGCCGGCAGATTTTGTACAGGATTTTGAGCCAATTAAAGTTCAACCATTTGAAGCAAAAAAGCAAAGACCATGA
- the alr gene encoding alanine racemase — protein MKQKSKDHEAMRPTRAEINLNVLRENVRTLKKVHKGRGFFCPMVKANAYGHGDVEVTNALVKEGIERVGVILTEEGIRLREKNAGEGKSPQILVFGFFDQPSLKECFNHDLTPVIGNFDSLGHLPKDRKIKIHLKFNTGMARLGFSASDAAKVLDFVNSHKNIELEGICTHFANGDDAISPDGMTQAQMRIFSGIEKMFEGKFKYSHCLNSGALISNFQGLEDYHKNKNYLGARPGIALYGYPPKISDMADDIRPVMSVHTSIVQVRNINKGETVSYGGTWKAQRDSLVATLCIGYGDGYPRHFSNNSSMLFRGERVPVIGRVCMDYTIIDLTEFKNKPEIKMGEEVTVWGYQGKQKLSAEELAQNINTISYELITRLGPRVPRVYV, from the coding sequence TTGAAGCAAAAAAGCAAAGACCATGAGGCTATGAGACCAACTAGAGCAGAAATAAATTTAAATGTACTCAGAGAAAATGTAAGAACCCTTAAAAAAGTTCATAAAGGGCGAGGCTTCTTTTGTCCAATGGTTAAGGCCAATGCCTATGGCCATGGTGATGTGGAAGTGACAAACGCTCTGGTCAAAGAAGGTATAGAGAGAGTGGGCGTAATTCTTACGGAAGAAGGAATTCGTTTAAGAGAAAAAAATGCTGGCGAAGGAAAGAGTCCGCAAATCTTAGTGTTTGGTTTTTTTGATCAACCATCGCTCAAAGAATGTTTCAATCATGATTTAACTCCAGTGATTGGAAATTTTGATTCTCTTGGTCATTTACCGAAAGATAGAAAAATCAAGATTCATTTGAAATTCAATACAGGCATGGCAAGGCTGGGATTTTCAGCAAGCGATGCTGCTAAAGTTTTGGACTTTGTTAATTCTCATAAAAATATCGAGCTCGAAGGAATTTGTACACACTTTGCGAATGGCGACGATGCCATCTCTCCAGATGGAATGACCCAAGCTCAAATGAGAATTTTTTCTGGCATTGAGAAAATGTTCGAAGGAAAATTTAAATATTCTCATTGTTTAAATAGTGGTGCGCTAATTTCTAATTTCCAAGGTTTAGAAGACTATCATAAAAATAAAAATTACCTCGGAGCAAGACCAGGTATTGCTCTCTACGGATATCCTCCAAAAATTTCAGATATGGCCGATGATATTCGACCGGTGATGAGTGTTCATACTTCCATCGTGCAGGTGAGAAATATCAATAAAGGAGAAACAGTTTCTTACGGTGGAACTTGGAAAGCGCAAAGAGATTCTTTGGTGGCCACACTTTGCATCGGTTATGGAGACGGGTATCCCAGACATTTTTCTAATAACTCTTCTATGCTTTTCAGAGGAGAAAGAGTTCCTGTGATCGGAAGAGTTTGCATGGACTATACAATCATTGATCTCACGGAATTCAAAAATAAACCTGAAATTAAAATGGGTGAAGAAGTTACCGTTTGGGGTTATCAAGGCAAGCAAAAATTAAGTGCTGAAGAACTTGCCCAGAACATCAATACTATTTCCTACGAGCTCATCACGAGATTGGGCCCACGAGTACCGAGGGTCTATGTCTGA
- a CDS encoding ABC transporter permease codes for MSEEMYSELRKSRLQRMMYSFLDTYVLEMGRIGLYFGQSVSWWFKRPFRFTELFQHIEFVGNKSLVIIFLTGLFTGLVFAFQAWVGLSIVNADNLIGPMTGLAVTRELGPVLTGLIISARAGGAMAARLGTMRVTEQIDALEVMGVDAKNYLVAPRILASLISTPLLCAFFDFVALIGGYVLAVYILNLDAAIFIEKTRFFVDPRDINEGLVKAAVFGIFFSTICTYKGYNTKGGAKGVGDATNHGVVTSMVSIIILDYFLTKMMTMILGMNPV; via the coding sequence ATGTCTGAAGAAATGTATTCTGAACTTCGTAAGAGCAGATTGCAAAGGATGATGTATTCTTTTCTGGACACTTATGTTTTGGAAATGGGAAGAATCGGTTTGTACTTTGGACAATCTGTGAGCTGGTGGTTCAAGCGGCCCTTTCGTTTCACAGAATTATTTCAGCACATAGAATTTGTTGGAAACAAATCTTTGGTTATTATTTTCTTAACAGGATTATTTACCGGTCTCGTATTTGCTTTTCAAGCTTGGGTGGGTTTGTCGATTGTCAATGCAGACAATTTGATTGGTCCCATGACAGGATTAGCGGTGACAAGAGAATTGGGTCCGGTACTTACGGGCTTGATCATTTCGGCACGAGCAGGTGGCGCTATGGCAGCTCGCCTGGGCACCATGAGAGTGACAGAGCAGATTGATGCGCTTGAAGTGATGGGAGTGGATGCAAAAAACTATTTGGTTGCTCCTAGAATTTTGGCTTCACTGATTTCAACCCCACTGCTTTGTGCATTTTTTGATTTTGTAGCATTAATTGGTGGGTATGTGTTGGCAGTTTATATTTTGAATTTAGACGCAGCCATTTTTATTGAGAAAACAAGATTTTTTGTAGATCCAAGAGACATCAATGAAGGTTTGGTTAAGGCTGCAGTTTTTGGAATTTTCTTCTCTACGATTTGCACTTACAAAGGTTACAATACCAAAGGTGGCGCAAAAGGTGTGGGCGATGCCACGAACCACGGTGTAGTGACAAGTATGGTATCTATCATTATCTTGGATTATTTTTTAACAAAAATGATGACGATGATCTTGGGGATGAATCCAGTATGA
- a CDS encoding ATP-binding cassette domain-containing protein gives MSRSQFRGENAIRVKKLVKSFDGKEEVLKGIDLDIPRGKITFIIGFSGTGKSVLLKHLLGVFKPSSGSVEVLGKDLAELSHDQTIEVRKNFGVLFQGAALFDDQTVLENVRFPLDEHRRDLKKPERQELAATRLKLVGIEEKHFHKLPGQISGGMQKRVGLARAIALNPEILLYDEPTTGLDPILTEMVDNLIIETHKYQEGVTSIIVSHDLTAAFRLADYIAMLDSGKVLLFGTPQVFLDSDNKLVRKFVDKGIHRK, from the coding sequence ATGAGTCGCAGTCAATTTAGAGGAGAGAATGCCATCCGCGTAAAAAAATTAGTGAAAAGTTTTGATGGAAAAGAAGAAGTTCTAAAAGGAATTGATCTTGATATTCCTCGAGGGAAAATCACTTTCATCATCGGATTCTCAGGAACAGGAAAAAGCGTTCTTCTGAAACATCTTTTGGGTGTGTTCAAGCCTTCGAGCGGAAGTGTAGAGGTTTTAGGCAAAGATCTTGCGGAGCTCTCTCATGATCAAACCATTGAAGTGAGAAAAAACTTTGGTGTACTTTTTCAAGGCGCAGCACTCTTTGATGATCAAACAGTTTTAGAAAATGTTCGCTTTCCTCTCGATGAACATCGAAGAGATTTAAAAAAGCCAGAGAGACAAGAACTTGCCGCCACTCGACTTAAGTTGGTGGGAATTGAAGAAAAACATTTTCATAAACTGCCAGGACAGATCAGTGGTGGAATGCAAAAACGTGTGGGATTGGCTAGAGCCATAGCCCTAAATCCAGAAATCTTATTATACGATGAACCTACGACAGGTTTAGACCCAATTTTGACAGAAATGGTGGATAATCTCATTATAGAGACGCACAAATACCAAGAGGGCGTAACCAGTATTATTGTGTCTCACGATTTGACCGCTGCATTCCGATTAGCTGATTATATCGCGATGTTAGATAGCGGTAAGGTGTTATTATTTGGGACTCCACAAGTGTTCCTGGATTCAGATAATAAATTGGTGAGAAAGTTTGTCGACAAAGGGATTCATCGTAAGTGA
- a CDS encoding MlaD family protein, with amino-acid sequence MNLLKTAEFKVGLLVIGILGLIGYMTIGVSEDPSYLGRSKTHWFLIDNASGLIKNSAVKMAGINVGVIKDIKLQAGKARLDITIDPEVVLTEKAKIEIRAQGILGDRYVEIVMDTSGAPELADGGQIMEVIDKGSLDAVMNQVSTLTSSLSTISETLKEAMTGDGDDKSPVGRIISNLETLTGDIAEITSEKKDEVKDVIDNLHDVTGEIKALIDDPSEEGFKASFAKLNRGLARVDTITKNFEEVSDKLNSGKGTLGKLINDEKTVDELNTAIAGVNEFIGTASKTQMSFDFHTEYLSDAEAAKTYVGVRIQPGLDRFYELGVIDDPKGKIEREIRDTSNNGGPVNSEDMTITYKNKVKFTALFAKNFYDFTVKAGLMENTGGVGFEYNLIPRKLRLSFDVFDFAAEQPHLRAGLRYNILHGIYVVAGGDDFADSDEASGYLGAGIDLTNDDLKLLLSKVSF; translated from the coding sequence GTGAACTTGCTCAAAACAGCAGAATTTAAAGTTGGCCTACTTGTGATAGGCATCCTCGGACTGATTGGTTACATGACCATCGGTGTGAGCGAAGATCCATCGTATCTTGGAAGATCTAAGACCCATTGGTTTTTGATCGACAATGCTTCGGGTCTTATCAAAAATAGCGCTGTCAAAATGGCCGGCATTAACGTGGGCGTCATCAAAGATATCAAATTGCAAGCGGGCAAGGCGCGTTTAGATATCACTATCGATCCCGAAGTTGTTCTTACAGAAAAAGCAAAAATTGAAATCAGAGCTCAAGGTATTTTGGGAGACAGATACGTAGAAATCGTAATGGATACGAGTGGTGCACCAGAGCTTGCAGACGGTGGGCAGATTATGGAAGTGATCGACAAAGGTTCTCTCGATGCCGTGATGAATCAGGTGAGCACTTTGACAAGTTCACTGAGCACAATTTCAGAAACACTCAAAGAAGCAATGACTGGCGATGGAGATGATAAATCTCCAGTAGGCAGAATCATTTCTAATCTTGAAACCTTAACTGGCGATATCGCAGAAATTACAAGCGAGAAAAAAGACGAAGTAAAAGACGTGATCGATAATCTTCATGATGTGACTGGAGAGATCAAAGCTTTGATCGACGATCCATCGGAGGAAGGTTTCAAGGCCTCATTTGCAAAACTTAACCGTGGCTTGGCAAGAGTAGATACCATCACCAAAAACTTTGAAGAAGTGAGCGATAAATTAAATTCTGGCAAAGGAACTCTTGGTAAACTCATTAACGATGAAAAAACGGTGGATGAGTTGAATACGGCGATAGCTGGTGTGAATGAGTTTATAGGAACGGCAAGTAAAACTCAGATGAGCTTTGATTTTCATACAGAATATCTCTCTGACGCTGAAGCGGCAAAAACCTACGTTGGGGTGAGAATCCAACCCGGCCTAGATCGTTTTTATGAGCTCGGAGTGATTGATGATCCTAAAGGTAAGATTGAACGTGAAATTCGCGACACATCAAATAACGGTGGCCCAGTCAACTCTGAGGACATGACAATTACATATAAAAATAAAGTGAAATTTACTGCATTGTTTGCTAAAAACTTCTATGACTTTACCGTGAAAGCCGGTCTCATGGAAAACACTGGCGGCGTTGGTTTTGAGTACAACCTCATTCCTAGAAAACTCAGACTCTCGTTTGATGTTTTTGATTTTGCTGCGGAACAGCCTCATTTGAGAGCGGGTTTAAGATATAATATACTTCACGGTATATACGTCGTTGCCGGTGGTGATGACTTCGCCGATTCAGACGAAGCATCAGGTTACCTCGGCGCAGGTATTGACCTGACTAACGATGATTTAAAACTTTTACTTTCAAAGGTGTCTTTCTAA
- the purH gene encoding bifunctional phosphoribosylaminoimidazolecarboxamide formyltransferase/IMP cyclohydrolase, producing MFKNALVSVSDKTGLKEFLKPLVDLGLRVVSTGGTAKYLKENGIKVTEVSEQTGFPEVMDGRVRTLHPKIHMALLARQENAEDMNLLKEYSLEPFDLVIGNLYPFSQHKDLDLSERELSEYIDIGGPALLRAAAKNYEHTTVICDTNDYKWISAQGNTNRDQRKILASKLFSHISGYDSMVANHLAADSFSFDETTFSAQLVQKLRYGENPQQQALWLKMKDAKYGLHNSKILQGKELSYNNLLDLDATLDLAVLFDRPTCIAVKHNNPCGVSSGTNILEATQKALKADPISVFGGIIALNETVNEATAHELSKIFLECVIAPKFDSQALKILETKKNLRLLEYDFNLHKKESLIRSVSGGFLLQSPDIVSLEWDKNWRIYGEEPSQDIKKDLLFAWKVCSALKSNAIAIVENELSLGLGMGQVSRIDSVHHAIDRMKEYHSSHKRPVLASDAFFPFEDSIQIAAQNGIHWVIQPGGSVKDEQVIEAAKKLGVNMIFTGVRHFRH from the coding sequence ATGTTCAAAAATGCTCTTGTCAGTGTTTCGGATAAAACCGGATTGAAGGAATTTTTAAAGCCACTCGTGGATCTTGGTTTGCGAGTTGTCTCTACAGGCGGCACGGCCAAATATCTCAAAGAAAATGGAATCAAAGTCACCGAAGTGAGTGAGCAGACGGGATTTCCGGAAGTGATGGACGGAAGAGTGAGAACTCTTCATCCGAAAATTCATATGGCTTTGCTGGCTAGACAAGAAAATGCAGAAGATATGAATTTACTCAAAGAATATTCTCTTGAGCCCTTCGATCTTGTTATTGGCAATTTGTATCCTTTTTCTCAGCATAAAGATTTGGATTTATCAGAGAGAGAATTGTCAGAGTACATTGATATCGGAGGCCCAGCTTTATTGAGAGCTGCTGCGAAAAACTATGAACACACAACGGTGATTTGCGATACGAACGATTACAAATGGATTTCGGCTCAAGGAAACACCAATCGCGATCAAAGGAAAATTCTCGCCAGTAAACTCTTTAGCCATATCTCTGGATATGATTCTATGGTGGCAAATCATTTGGCTGCGGATTCATTCTCATTCGATGAAACCACATTCTCAGCACAGCTCGTGCAAAAGCTCAGATACGGGGAAAATCCACAACAGCAAGCTCTCTGGTTAAAGATGAAGGATGCGAAATACGGTCTTCACAATTCCAAGATCCTTCAAGGAAAAGAGCTTTCGTACAATAATCTTTTAGATTTGGATGCGACTCTGGATTTGGCTGTTCTATTTGATAGGCCAACATGTATAGCTGTGAAACATAATAATCCTTGTGGAGTTTCTTCAGGTACAAATATCCTTGAGGCGACACAAAAAGCCTTGAAAGCAGATCCTATCAGTGTGTTTGGGGGAATTATTGCCCTTAATGAAACTGTAAATGAAGCGACAGCGCATGAGCTTTCAAAAATATTTCTAGAGTGCGTGATCGCGCCGAAGTTTGATTCACAAGCTTTAAAAATTCTAGAAACAAAGAAAAACTTAAGACTTTTAGAATACGATTTTAATCTTCACAAAAAAGAATCACTCATAAGATCTGTCTCTGGTGGATTCCTTCTTCAATCTCCTGATATCGTGAGTCTAGAGTGGGATAAAAATTGGCGAATTTATGGTGAAGAGCCTTCACAAGATATCAAAAAAGATTTACTATTTGCTTGGAAGGTTTGTTCGGCATTGAAAAGTAATGCCATTGCGATAGTGGAAAATGAACTGAGCTTAGGTCTGGGCATGGGGCAAGTGAGTCGAATTGATAGTGTTCATCATGCGATTGATAGAATGAAGGAATACCATTCTTCTCACAAAAGACCGGTGTTGGCGTCAGATGCATTTTTTCCGTTTGAAGATTCCATTCAAATCGCAGCACAAAATGGAATCCACTGGGTGATACAACCTGGTGGTTCTGTTAAAGACGAACAGGTCATTGAAGCGGCAAAAAAGCTCGGAGTGAATATGATATTCACGGGAGTAAGACACTTTAGACATTAA
- a CDS encoding aminotransferase class IV, translated as MKELVAVNGEIYKPGDAKISVFDRGFLFGDAIYEVTRSYGRIFFQIEAHIERLYRSAKWIDMDLAKTQSEMIRHIYDIYKKIDCEDVYMRIQISRGDGPIGMSKNMVKKPNEVIIIYPFVQIDKKYFDEGAKIFVTERLRNAKKALDPNIKSGNYLNNVLAYNEGEKEGAFETFMVNSQGHVTEGTTSNIFMVKNNTLITPPANYDILVGITRGIVMEIAENIGLKVEEKGFDLKTLQSADEVFLTSSTREIVPVKDVNGKTFKVGQFEKTRKLIEGYKAYTSRYLENAKKEHPWR; from the coding sequence ATGAAAGAATTAGTTGCCGTGAATGGTGAGATTTATAAACCTGGTGATGCTAAGATCAGTGTTTTTGATAGAGGCTTTTTATTTGGTGATGCCATATACGAAGTGACGAGATCTTATGGAAGAATTTTTTTTCAAATTGAAGCTCATATTGAAAGACTCTACCGATCTGCCAAGTGGATCGATATGGATCTTGCTAAAACCCAAAGCGAAATGATCAGGCACATCTACGATATCTACAAAAAAATAGATTGCGAAGATGTATACATGAGAATCCAAATCTCTCGCGGTGATGGGCCTATTGGCATGAGCAAGAATATGGTGAAAAAACCCAATGAGGTGATCATTATTTATCCCTTTGTACAAATTGATAAAAAGTATTTTGATGAAGGCGCAAAGATTTTTGTTACCGAAAGATTAAGAAATGCCAAGAAAGCCCTCGATCCAAACATTAAATCTGGGAATTATTTGAACAATGTGTTGGCCTACAATGAAGGTGAAAAAGAAGGTGCTTTCGAAACTTTTATGGTGAATTCGCAAGGTCATGTGACGGAAGGTACAACTTCCAATATTTTTATGGTGAAAAACAATACGCTCATTACGCCACCTGCAAATTACGACATTTTGGTGGGAATTACCCGCGGAATTGTTATGGAAATAGCTGAGAACATTGGCCTAAAGGTAGAAGAAAAGGGATTTGATCTTAAAACTCTCCAAAGCGCAGACGAAGTATTCCTGACCTCTTCGACTAGAGAAATAGTTCCAGTCAAAGATGTGAATGGCAAAACTTTCAAAGTAGGGCAATTTGAGAAGACAAGAAAGCTAATTGAAGGTTATAAGGCCTATACAAGTCGATATTTGGAAAACGCGAAAAAAGAACATCCCTGGAGATAA